In one Nicotiana tomentosiformis chromosome 6, ASM39032v3, whole genome shotgun sequence genomic region, the following are encoded:
- the LOC138894384 gene encoding uncharacterized protein, with product MRFPRSQEQSHGSYRPQYFGRPLRSPPPQLQGYRYDRYTQSGPAGRQDQESSPDVVTSILTICYHDTYALIDPGSTLSYITPFVAGKFGIVPEILSDPFAVSTPVGELIIARRVYRGCTVAVCSHQTSADLVELEMMDFDAIMGMDWLAACYAVVNCRAKAASFHFLGEAVLEWVSNRATPRGRFISYLKARKMIAKGYIYHIVRVRDADAEIPTIQSILVVKEYADVFPDELPGIPPKREIDFRIDLLPGTQPISIPPYRMAPVELKESKEQLKDLLEKGFIGPNTSPWGAPVLFVRKKDGFLIIIGS from the exons atgagatttcccaggtctcaggagcagtctcacGGTAGTTATAGGCctcagtacttcggacggccacttaggtctccgccacctcagttacagggttacaggtatgaccgctatactcagtcaggaccag cgggtcgacaagaccaggagtcttcaccagacgttgtgacaagtatattgaccatttgctatCATGAtacttatgccttgatagacccaggatctactttatcatatattaccccatttgtcgcggggaagtttggtatagtgcctgaaatactaagtgatccttttgcggtatctacaccagtAGGAGAattgattattgctagacgggtttaccgaggttgtacagtGGCAGTTTGTAGTCATCAGACCTCAGCCGActtagttgagctagagatgatggattttgatgctatcatgggcatggactggttggcagcttgctatgccgtAGTTAATTGTAGAGCAAAGGCAGCCAGTTTTCATTTTTTGGGTGaggcagtccttgaatgggtaagTAATAgagcgacacccagaggtaggtttatttcctatttgaaggcgaggaaaatgattgcaaaagggTACATTTATCATAtcgtgcgagttagagatgcagatgctgagatacctacaatCCAGTCTATTctcgtagtcaaagagtatgcagatgtgtttccagatgagcttccaggtattcctccaaagcgagagattgattttagaatcgatttgcttccaggaactcaaccaatatccatccctccgtatagaatggcacctgtcGAATTAAAGGAGTCGAAGGAGCAgctaaaagatttgctggagaaaggtttcattgGGCCcaatacctcaccttggggtgcaccggtactcttTGTGCGAAAGAAAGACGGCTTTTTGATAATTATAGGCAGCTAA